In a single window of the Necator americanus strain Aroian chromosome X, whole genome shotgun sequence genome:
- a CDS encoding hypothetical protein (NECATOR_CHRX.G22129.T1), whose translation MRPFALQIIGRGFIFQQDNDPKHTSSHIRDWFNRRYVEVLDWPSQSPDLNPIEHLWEELERRMKGKKARNSAEKFAQFEEAWNAIPHSCLDNLLDSMPQAVIYLFIYSHTPMVHQKRR comes from the coding sequence ATGCGTCCATTTGCTCTTCAAATCATTGGCAGAGGATTCATCTTTCAGCAAGATAATGACCCGAAGCACACATCCTCGCATATTCGTGACTGGTTCAACCGGCGTTATGTGGAAGTTCTTGACTGGCCAAGTCAGTCTCCGGATCTGAATCCGATTGAACATTTATGGGAAGAGCTGGAACGTCGcatgaaagggaaaaaagcaagaaattccGCCGAAAAATTTGCTCAATTTGAAGAAGCCTGGAATGCTATCCCACACTCTTGTCTTGACAATTTGTTGGACTCGATGCCACAggctgttatttatttatttatttattcacatacaccaatggtgcaccagaaaagaagataa
- a CDS encoding hypothetical protein (NECATOR_CHRX.G22127.T1) gives MATGERRSNLRLLRTSLILDQGDTRTTRHGDCLRRCTYIARTVSTDADLHVLPSCKAYQISHDCSADQVQETKCRRSDVRQMNDGTLVIRGEKFPSRNVGGVGFVVHPSVVHLVDSHKILSPRLAILRLRPLRQKPISIINCYSPTSAADEPELDAFYKELEEVIRNEKSFYKFVVGDFNAKLGKATEEEYRIGRFGLRDRNENDNRLAGPLCAARLFHGNSLFMKKDHRRWTWESPNGATRAEIDHILTSRRWCLLDVSVVPSFCSGHYS, from the coding sequence atggcgaccggtgagaggcgatcaaatctcaggttgctcaggacgtcattgattctggaccaaggcgacacccgcacgactcgccatggagactgtctcagacggTGTACTTACatcgcgagaacagtgtccacagacgctgacctgcatgtcCTTCCTTCTTGcaaagcgtatcaaatttcacatgATTGTTCTGCAGACCAagtgcaggagaccaagtgcagaaggagtgacgtacgacagatgaatgacggtacactcgtcattcgtggagagaagtttccgtcgcgaaatgtaggcggtgttggttttgttgtgcacccatctgtcgtccatcttgtcgattctcacaagatcctgtcacctcgtctggccattcttcgcctccgccctctgcgccaaaaacccatcagtatcatcaactgctactcaccaacatcagcagctgatgaacccgagttggacgcgttttacaaggagctggaggaagtaatccgcaacgagaagtccttctacaaattcgttgtcggagacttcaacgcaaaactaggaaaggccacagaagaagaatacaggattggaagatttggactaagggaccggaatgaaaatgacaatcgtctcgccgggccaCTGTGCGCTGCTCGCCtgtttcatgggaactctcttttcatgaaaaaagatcatcgtcggtggacatgggaatcgcccaatggcgcgactcgtgcggagatcgaccacatactcaccagccggaggtggtgtctacttgacgtctcagtagtaccatccttttgtagtggtcaTTATTCGTAG
- a CDS encoding hypothetical protein (NECATOR_CHRX.G22125.T2), with product MVNRKFWDSEFSRTSSSYTVMAEKLKEYMKELDDLPPLIQKNTEELRRLDEEVERIMSMAQARAVKLVNNLKRTPMKLQVEWYKEMQGMYAVVDKLNERKVKLADEMYNAVDMRIREMDKMMLEFQELRVRKHNETHATNAGQPTSNTQNRQRSKSTADPVRKANKLGVTRPKRGAFKPSTITAADMPVGDNEPNYRISHQVPSGQMVACDEPECKIEMSQFQCACVASSPVEKKSSGKRKGAARKKKIKS from the exons ATGGTGAATCGTAAGTTCTGGGATAGTGA ATTTTCTCGCACTTCATCTTCTTATACG GTGATGGCTGAGAAGCTGAAGGAGTATATGAAGGAACTGGATGACCTTCCTCCACTCATTCAAAAGAATACCGAAGAACTTCGTAGGCTTGATGAAGAA GTGGAGAGGATAATGAGCATGGCTCAAGCACGTGCTGTGAAGCTTGTGAATAATTTGAAGAGAACCCCAATGAAGCTGCAAGTAGAATGGTACAAAGAGATGCAG GGAATGTATGCAGTGGTGGATAAGTTAAATGAGAGGAAGGTGAAACTTGCTGACGAAATGTATAATGCTGTTGATATGCGCATCAGAGAGATGGACAAAATGATGCTTGAGTTCCAAGAACTTCGGGTCAGGAAGCACAACGAGACTCATGCTACCAACGCAG GCCAGCCTACTTCGAATACTCAGAACCGTCAGAGATCAAAATCTACGGCTGATCCAGTGAGGAAGGCGAATAAACTAGGGGTTACTCGTCCGAAAAGGG GTGCTTTCAAGCCGTCGACGATAACTGCTGCGGATATGCCTGTTGGTGACAACGAACCCAACTATCGTATCTCTCACCAG GTACCTTCAGGGCAAATGGTTGCCTGCGATGAACCGGAATGTAAAATTGAGATGTCTCAGTTTCAGTGCGCCTGTGTAGCATCTTCTCCCGTTG agaagaaatccAGCGGCAAGCGTAAGGGAGcagcaagaaagaagaagattaAGTCGTAA
- a CDS encoding hypothetical protein (NECATOR_CHRX.G22125.T1), which yields MAEKLKEYMKELDDLPPLIQKNTEELRRLDEEVERIMSMAQARAVKLVNNLKRTPMKLQVEWYKEMQGMYAVVDKLNERKVKLADEMYNAVDMRIREMDKMMLEFQELRVRKHNETHATNAGQPTSNTQNRQRSKSTADPVRKANKLGVTRPKRGAFKPSTITAADMPVGDNEPNYRISHQVPSGQMVACDEPECKIEMSQFQCACVASSPVDLPTCRLTNTVTFSPPFRACFREEIQRQA from the exons ATGGCTGAGAAGCTGAAGGAGTATATGAAGGAACTGGATGACCTTCCTCCACTCATTCAAAAGAATACCGAAGAACTTCGTAGGCTTGATGAAGAA GTGGAGAGGATAATGAGCATGGCTCAAGCACGTGCTGTGAAGCTTGTGAATAATTTGAAGAGAACCCCAATGAAGCTGCAAGTAGAATGGTACAAAGAGATGCAG GGAATGTATGCAGTGGTGGATAAGTTAAATGAGAGGAAGGTGAAACTTGCTGACGAAATGTATAATGCTGTTGATATGCGCATCAGAGAGATGGACAAAATGATGCTTGAGTTCCAAGAACTTCGGGTCAGGAAGCACAACGAGACTCATGCTACCAACGCAG GCCAGCCTACTTCGAATACTCAGAACCGTCAGAGATCAAAATCTACGGCTGATCCAGTGAGGAAGGCGAATAAACTAGGGGTTACTCGTCCGAAAAGGG GTGCTTTCAAGCCGTCGACGATAACTGCTGCGGATATGCCTGTTGGTGACAACGAACCCAACTATCGTATCTCTCACCAG GTACCTTCAGGGCAAATGGTTGCCTGCGATGAACCGGAATGTAAAATTGAGATGTCTCAGTTTCAGTGCGCCTGTGTAGCATCTTCTCCCGTTG ATCTTCCTACATGTAGATTGACAAATACTGTAACATTTTCTCCACCGTTTCGCGCTTGttttagagaagaaatccAGCGGCAAGCGTAA
- a CDS encoding hypothetical protein (NECATOR_CHRX.G22126.T1), producing the protein MISDCTMTRHIQYLREQSASSTFYSLNADNSEQCHIPKIYTDTGTTMAYSFTRRGFRTNGFSCSSVDMDSHESH; encoded by the exons ATGATTAGCGATTGTACTATGACTCGACATATTCA GTATTTAAGGGAGCAAAGCGCCTCTAGTACTTTCTATTCATTGAACGCAGACAACAGCGAGCAGTGTCATATTCCTAAGATATACACAGATACGGGAACCACGATGGCTTATTCATTTACTAGAAG GGGATTTCGAACCAATGGGTTTTCGTGTTCTTCAGTAGATATGGATTCGCACGAGTCTCATTAG
- a CDS encoding hypothetical protein (NECATOR_CHRX.G22128.T1), with amino-acid sequence MNSVPSQAGGANLLNGLTAQQLAALSGVLGGQNVFNQAQIAALTGSGLSMPLNNAIASVSQQQSVLPVQNAAHVAVENKGSITGGPHNVNGVASDTSLSSLPWPVVSPVMNVPHFDLSTYRFVSLDVAPSRDVNGFDLPLADVTTLRRQCRFHSVVDLEHYFQRLDISQNDYHIGYQTMKNHCVVDNNEFPVVFGLSVEHLEHAICQLKLESPFFEESIKE; translated from the exons ATGAATTCAGTGCCTAGCCAGGCGGGCGGAGCAAACCTGCTTAATGGGCTCACTGCACAG CAGCTAGCAGCATTATCCGGAGTTCTTGGAGGACAGAATGTGTTTAATCAAGCACAAATTGCTGCTCTCACGGGCTCTG GCTTATCAATGCCTCTTAACAATGCAATCGCTTCTGTGTCTCAACAACAGTCTGTTCTTCCTGTGCAAAACGCTGCACATGTCGCTGTTGAAAATAAG GGAAGCATCACTGGAGGTCCACATAATGTAAATGGAGTTGCATCCGACACCTCATTAAGTTCACTTCCTTGGCCAGTCGTTTCACCAGTCATGAATGTACCGCATTTCGACTTGTCTACTTATCGTTTCGTTAGCCTTGATGTTGCACCCAGTCGAGATGTCAATGGCTTTGATTTGCCTCTTGCTGATGTCACTACTCTTCG CAGACAGTGTCGTTTTCATAGCGTTGTGGATTTGGAACACTACTTCCAGCGATTAGATATTTCGCAGAACGACTATCATATCGGTTATCAAACCATGAAAAATCACTGTGTTGTTGACAACAATGAG tTTCCTGTTGTATTTGGATTATCGGTAGAACATTTGGAGCACGCCATATGTCAATTGAAACTCGAAAGTCCATTCTTCGAAGAATCGATCAAGGAATGA
- a CDS encoding hypothetical protein (NECATOR_CHRX.G22125.T3), whose product MVNRKFWDSEFSRTSSSYTVMAEKLKEYMKELDDLPPLIQKNTEELRRLDEEVERIMSMAQARAVKLVNNLKRTPMKLQVEWYKEMQGMYAVVDKLNERKVKLADEMYNAVDMRIREMDKMMLEFQELRVRKHNETHATNAGQPTSNTQNRQRSKSTADPVRKANKLGVTRPKRGAFKPSTITAADMPVGDNEPNYRISHQVPSGQMVACDEPECKIEMSQFQCACVASSPVDLPTCRLTNTVTFSPPFRACFREEIQRQA is encoded by the exons ATGGTGAATCGTAAGTTCTGGGATAGTGA ATTTTCTCGCACTTCATCTTCTTATACG GTGATGGCTGAGAAGCTGAAGGAGTATATGAAGGAACTGGATGACCTTCCTCCACTCATTCAAAAGAATACCGAAGAACTTCGTAGGCTTGATGAAGAA GTGGAGAGGATAATGAGCATGGCTCAAGCACGTGCTGTGAAGCTTGTGAATAATTTGAAGAGAACCCCAATGAAGCTGCAAGTAGAATGGTACAAAGAGATGCAG GGAATGTATGCAGTGGTGGATAAGTTAAATGAGAGGAAGGTGAAACTTGCTGACGAAATGTATAATGCTGTTGATATGCGCATCAGAGAGATGGACAAAATGATGCTTGAGTTCCAAGAACTTCGGGTCAGGAAGCACAACGAGACTCATGCTACCAACGCAG GCCAGCCTACTTCGAATACTCAGAACCGTCAGAGATCAAAATCTACGGCTGATCCAGTGAGGAAGGCGAATAAACTAGGGGTTACTCGTCCGAAAAGGG GTGCTTTCAAGCCGTCGACGATAACTGCTGCGGATATGCCTGTTGGTGACAACGAACCCAACTATCGTATCTCTCACCAG GTACCTTCAGGGCAAATGGTTGCCTGCGATGAACCGGAATGTAAAATTGAGATGTCTCAGTTTCAGTGCGCCTGTGTAGCATCTTCTCCCGTTG ATCTTCCTACATGTAGATTGACAAATACTGTAACATTTTCTCCACCGTTTCGCGCTTGttttagagaagaaatccAGCGGCAAGCGTAA